The following coding sequences are from one Caloenas nicobarica isolate bCalNic1 chromosome 25, bCalNic1.hap1, whole genome shotgun sequence window:
- the LOC135998332 gene encoding olfactory receptor 14A16-like — protein sequence MSNSSSITQFLLLPFTDARELQLLHFWLFLGIYLAALLGNGLIITTIACDQHLHTPMYFFLLNLSLLDLGSISTTLPKSMANSLWDTRAISDTGCAAQLFLFVLLTSAEYFLLTIMSHDCYVAICKPLHYGTLLGSRACVHMAAAAWATGFLIALLHTANTFSLPLGKGNALDQFFCEIPQILKLSCSDACLRELGLVILGASGFFVCFVFILLSYVQIFRAVLRIPSEQGQHKAFSTCLPHQAIVSLYVSTAMFSHLKPPSISSPSLDLLVTVLYSVVPPAVNPLIYSMRNLELRDALTKLMAGFFSKSLNFSSSAYHS from the coding sequence atgtccaacagcagctccatcacccagttcctcctcctgccattcacagacgcacgggagctgcagctcttgcacttctggctcttcctgggcatctacctggctgccctcctgggcaacggcctcatcatcaccaccatagcctgtgaccagcacctccacacccccatgtacttcttcctgctcaacctctccctcctcgacctgggctccatctccaccactctccccaagtccatggccaattccctctgggacaccagggccatttccGACActggatgtgctgcacagctctttctCTTTGTCCTATTAACttcagcagagtattttcttctcaccatcatgtcccaCGACTGCTACGTTGCCAtttgcaaacccctgcactacgggaccctcctgggcagcagagcttgtgtccacatggcagcagctgcctgggccactgggtttctcattgctctgctgcacacggccaatacattttcactgccactgggcaagggcaatgccctggaccagttcttctgtgaaatcccccagatcctcaagctctcctgctcagatgcctgcctcagggaacttgggcttgtTATACTTGGTGCCTCTGGattctttgtatgttttgtgttcatcctcctgtcctatgtgcagatcttcagggccgtgctgaggatcccctctgagcagggacagcacaaagccttttccacgtgcctccctcaccagGCCATTGTCTCCCTGtatgtcagcactgccatgttttcccatctgaagcccccctccatctcctccccttccctaGACCTGCTGGTGACagttctgtactcggtggtgcctccagcagtgaaccccctcatctacagcatgaggaacctGGAGCTCAGGGATGCCCTGACGAAACTGATGGCTGGATTCTTTTCAAAGTCATTAAACTTCTCATCTTCTGCATATCACTCATGA